CGGATGCGGGGCGAGAGGTTGACCGCCTCTTCGAGCAGGTCGGCGGCGCGGTCGAGGCGGCCGGGGACGCGGGACAGCGCCAGCGCCTCGTCCAGCAGCCGCCGCGCGCGCTCGGACGGCGGGCGGGCGGCGACCGCCTCGTCCAGCAGCCGCTGCGCGCGCTCGGTCGGCGGTGTGACCGCCAGGTCGTGCCCGGTCGACCGGCGGGCAACCCGGTCCCGGCGTTCGCGCAGCGCCGCGCCCAGCTCCAGGGCCGTGGCCGGGCGGTTGGCCGGGTCCACCTCCAGCATGGCCAGCACGATCCGGTCCAGGTCGCCGTCGACCGTGTCGTTGTAGCTGCTCGGCGGCAGCAGCGGCTTGTTGAACCGCGCCAGCGAGTAGGACGAGAACGGCTGCCCGTCGTCGAACGGGACGCGGTTGGTGAGCAGCAGGTACGCGATCGTGCCGACCGACCACACGTCGCTGGCGCACGAGTAGCCCTTGTTGCGCAGCACTTCCGGCGCCATGAACGCGTAGGTGCCCTGCGCGCTGGCCAGGTGCGTGAACGGGTCCGCCCGCTTGGCCAGGCCGAAGTCGCTGACCCGGACCCGCATGCCCGCGCCGTCGTAGCCGACCAGGATGTTGGCCAGGGTCAGGTCCCGGTGCACGATCGGCGGGTCCTGGTCGTGCGCGACCGCGAGACCCGCCGCGATCTGGGCCACCACCTCCGACACCAGGTCGGTCGGCGCCGCGGGCCGGTGCGCGGCGGCGAGCCGTTCCAGGTTGCCGCCCGGCACGTACTCCATGGTGAAGAACCCGCGCAGCCCCTCGGGCGTCTGCACGGTGCTCGCCTCGAAGAACCGGATGATGTTGGGGTGGCCCAACGTCGACAGCAGCCGGGCCTCGCCGAGCATGGCCCGGGTCTCGGCCTTGGAGGCCACCTTCTTGAACAGCTTCATCGCCTGCCAGCCCAGGTACTCGTGCCGCACCCGGTGCACCTCGGCGAACGCGCCCTCGCCGAGCAGGCGGTCGATGACCAGCGTGTCGCTGACCCGGTCACCGGCGTTGAGCAGCGTCATCGCGACCCCCTTGCCCCGAACTGCACCGCGATCACCGAGATGTCGTCCACCGCGCCGGAGTCGGCGGCGGCGTCGACCAGCCGGGCGCAGGCCGCCTCCAGGCCGTCGGCGGAGGTGAGCACCGCCGCGAGCGCGCCGTCGTCCACGCTGTTGGTCAGGCCGTCTGTGCAGAGCAGGATGCGGTCGCCCGCGACCAGCTCGTGCAGCGAGACACCGGGCACGACCGCGCCCGCCATGCCGACGAACCCGGTCAGCTGGCCGTCCCGGGCGTGGTCCTCGGTGAGCCGCCGGACCAGCCCGTCGCGGGCCAGGTAGACGCGGCTGTCGCCCAAGTGCGCCACCAGCGCCAGGCCGTCGCGCACGATCAGCAGCGCGACCGCGGCGCCGGTCGTGCCCGGCCCGGTCCGCGCGCCCGACCGGACCCGCGCGCTCAGCTCGGCCACCGCCTCGGCGACGGCGGGCGCCGCGTCCGGGCCGCGCAGCGCCGGCACCCGCTCCGAGGCGCGGGGGAGGAGGTCGACCACGACCTGGGCGGTGGCCGCCGCGTCCGCCAGCCCGCCCATGCCGTCGACCACGGCGAACGTGCCGCTCTCCGGGTTCGCGGCCAGCCGGTCCTGGTTCTCGTCGTGCAGGCGGCCCGTCCGCGTCCGCGCCGCGCACTCGATCACGACGAGTCCCCGGCGTCGACGTTGAGCCGGTAGCCGATGCCCGTGATCGTCTCCAGGATCCGCGGGTTCGACGGGTCGACCTCGATGCACCGCCGCACGGCCCGCACCACGCCGGCGATGTCCATCCGGTCGTACGAGCGGTGCGGCGCCCACTCCTCGCGCGAGCCCCACAGCGCGGTGATCAGCTCGGCGTGATCGCACGCGACGGCCGCGCCGCCGGTGGTCCGGCCCGCCATGTAGCGCAGCAGCTGGTGCCCCTGCGGGCGCAGGCCGGTGATCGGCGTCTCGACGCCGTTCTCCCGCCGGTACGCGCGGGCGGCCACCCAGTCGTAGCGCAGGCTCGGCCCGGTGTGGCGCACCTCCGCGGCGGACCCGAACGGCGCCGGGCGGGTGGTGTGCGGGTCGAGGAAGGTCAGCTCCCAGTACAGCGGGCTGCCGTCGCGGTCCATGTCGCCGAGGATGAGCAGCGCGTCGCCGTGCTGGATCCGCTTGCGCCCCTGGAGCCGTTCGGTGACGTCGCCGTGCCGCAGCAGCGTGCCGTTGACGCTGGCGTTGTCGGTCACCGACCACATGCCGTCGGCGAAGTCGAGGGTGCAGTGCAGCCGGCCGACCCAGCGCTGCGGGTCGGGCCCGAGGGCCACGTCCGGCGCGTGGTCGGGCGCGGCCCGCCCGATGGTGACCGGGCCGCCGTCGAGTTCGACACCGCTGCGCGCCCCCTCCGGCGAGCAGACGCGCAATGTCATCGCCCGGACCATCACACCGACTCCTTCCGTCGGGTCGACTGTGTCCGACCGCCCGGCGGTCCGACCATGGGAACGGGTTGGAACCGGGATGGGAACCTCATTTGAGGCTGCCCTGAACCGGCGTGCCGTCGGCCCTGCTCGCGGTGCACGCGGCGTACTTCGGCTTGTCCGGGGTGTCGGTCCACCAGCTCGAACCCGGCCACGTCGTGTGGTAGTGGTACGCGGCGTCCAGCCCCAGGTCGACCGCGGCCCGCAGGCAGGCCGCGTCGGCGGCGGCGTACACGGCGGCGTCGCCCGGCCACTGCTCCTCCGGCCGGTACAGCACCGGGTAGCCGATGACCTCGCCCCAGTGCGGCCGGTCGCACCGGGCGAAGGCGACCTCGTGCGCGTTGGTGTCCAGGTTCCCCTTGTCCGCCACGCAGGAGCCCACGGGAGGGTTCGACCCGATGTCGATGCTGTGCAGGTCCCTGGTGAGGGTGAGGTCGTCGGCCCGCTCGCGGTCGGCGTCGACCAGGTTGTGCGCGGCCAGCGGCGCGTTGTCGACCCGGTGCACGACGCACGTGGCGTAGTTCTCGGAGCTCTTGCCGCCGTCGTTCCACGAGTCCTCGCCGGGATAGGCGTAGCGGGTGGTGTAGGTGTCGAACGGCAGGTCCTGCCGGGCCTGGCTCCACGCGCACTCGTAGCCGGCCCGCTGCCGGACCACTTCGTCACCGGGGTGCGTCGACGGGTTGTCCCCGACCGGGACGTAGGCCAGGACCTCGCCCCAGTGCTGCTCCTCGCACGGCACCGACGGCACCTGCCGCTTGTCGCCCTCCCAGCCGTCCTCGGTCGCGACGCACGTGCCCACCGGGGCGTTCCCCGAGGAGGCGTGGGAGAACAGGTCGACCGTGCCGTCGTCGCCGAACACCCAGCGCACACCCGCGAGGACCAGGGCCGCGAAGAGCAGCAGGGCGACCGCGCGCCACACGCCGATGAACAGCCGCTTGACGCCGTCCCAGCCGGTGCGGCCGCGTGCGGGCTCGGACCACCGCGGTTGCCTCGGCGCGGGGACGTGCACGCCCAGGTCGCGCAGCATCTCGTCGATCTCCTCGGCGCCCGCCATGCCCGCCGCCCGCGCCCGCACCTGCTTGAGCATCCGCCTGGCGATGTCCCGGCGGCCGAGCGCGACCAGCTCGCGGACCTGCTTGCGGATCATCGCCATGGCGTCGGCCAGCTCGGTGATCGCGGCCTGGTTGCGCTCGATCAGCGTGACCGCCTGCGGGTCGCGGGCCAGCTCGGCCGCGGTCCCCAGCCACTTCCGGGCGTTCCCGGCGCCCTTCGAGCCGACCGTTTCGACCAGCTTGGTGGCGCAGTTGTTGAGCGCGATGGCGGTGTCGTCGCGGATGCTCGCCGTGCGCCGGTGCCGGTCGGGCGGCGCCAGGTCGTCGAGCTGGTCGAGCAGGTCCAGCACGACGTCGGAGACGATCGCCGCGGCGGCGGCCGGGTCGTCGGCCGCGAGTTCGTCCGAAGCGTCCTTCAGGTGGGCGCGGACCTCCTCGTAGAGGGGTTCGGCGGCCCGCTCCAGCAGGTCGTCGGCCAGACCGGCGGGCGCCGGCCACTCGCGGACCCGGTCGGCCAGCCAGCCCCGGTCGGCGTCGGCCGCCGCGGCGAGCTGGACCAGCGGTGCGAGCAGCACGACCGGCATCTCGTCGCGCAGCAGGTCCACCACCGACTCGTCCAGCTGCCGGTCGTCCAGCGCGGCGACGCGGTGCCGGACGTGGTCCCAGAACGCGGCCCGGCGCAGCGCCCGGCCCCACAGCCGGCCGGCCTCGGGCCACAGCTGCTCCAGCTCGTCCAGCTCGTCGTCGGTCAGCTCGTCGCGGGCCTCCAGGTCCAGCGCCCGGCTGTGCGCCCGGACTGCCTCGTCGTGGTCGCGGTGCACCGACTGCGCGCACCCGCACGTCGCGCTGCCGGTGTCCCACAGCCAGAACAGCTCGTCCACCAGCCGTCGCCGCGGGTCGCCCAGGACCAGGTCGAACGCCCGCGCCACCTCGGCCGCGTCCACGTCCAGGTCGTGACCCAGGTCGACGTCCGCGCCGACTTCGAGCATCGAGGTGACCTTGTTGCGCAGCCGCCGCGCCGTCGGCCGGTCCGCGTCGGTCGGCAGCCCGGTCACCCGGAACGCGTTGCGCCGGTACAGCCGAGGGGTCGCGGCCTCCGCCAGGCCCGCCTTCACCGGGTCGCCCACCACACCCCCCGACACCGCGTCGCCAGTCCTGCCATCGCCATTCCCATCGAGGTCGAGCCGTTCGGCACCAGCAGCTTCGGCGACACGGGCGCCGCGATCCATGTGAGCGGGTTGGAAACGGGATGATTGGACGCGAACCCATGGAACGGCAACCGGTCGGTCGTCGGTCGGGGAAAGAACGACGTTCACCCGATCAGTCCAGCAACTCCTCCGCACAGTTGCGGTCCACCATTCCCGATATTCTTTTATCGTCGGGAATAGGCCGGTGTCGGTACGACGCCGACGACATCGGCGAGCACGCGAAGGCGGCGGACCGACCGGGCCGACGTTCCCCTCCGGCCCTGGCAGGGGACTGGCCACCGGGGTTCCGCGTCCGTTCGGACCGGGGGTTTCCCGCCCGGGAGATCCATTGAGGACCGATACCTTCGGGCAGCCGTATAGGAAGCACGTCCGGCGCGGACGGCGCCGGGACCGGCCTGGCACTGTCGCGAGCCCGAAGACGGCGCGACTGGCGGAGGACGCCTTGGCGGACGACGTGAACGGCGGGTTGCGCCGGCAGCTGACGAGCAGGCAGATCGGCATGATCTCGCTCGGCGGCACGATCGGCACCGGGTTGTTCCTCGGCTCCGGGCTGGCGATCTCGATGGCGGGCCCGGCCGTGGTGCTGGTGTACCTGGTCGGCGCGCTGGCGGCGGTCGCGCTGGTGTACGCGGTGGCCGAGATGGTCGTGGTGCACCCGGAGGCGGGCGGGTTCGGCGCGGTCGCCACGAGGTACGCCGGACCGCTCACCGGGTACGTGCAGCGCTGGTGCTACTGGGCCACCCAGGTGATCACGGTCGGCGGCGAGGTGGTCGCGGCCGGCCTGTACGTCCGGTACTGGTGGCCGCAGGTGCCCCTGTGGACGTCGGTGTGCCTGTTCTCGCTGGCGATCCTGGCGGTCAACTTCGCCGCCGTGCGGTTGTTCGGCGAGGTCGAGTACTGGTTCGCGATGGTCAAGGTGACGGCCCTGGTCGTGTTCCTGGTGCTGGGCGGGCTGTACGTGGTGTTCGGGCTGCCGGGGCAGAACGCGGTCGGGCTGTCGGCGTGGACCGCGCACGGCGGGTTCATGCCCAACGGGCTGGTCGGCGTGCTGCTGGCGGTGACGGTGGCGACGTTCAGCTACGGCGGCGTGGAGTCGGTGGCCATGACGGCCGCCGAGTCGCGCAGCCCGGGCCGGGACATCCCGCGCGCGGCCCGGCGGGTGGTGCTGCGCCTGTCCCTGTTCTACGTGCTGGCCACCGGGATCATCGTGGCGATCGTGCCGTGGACGCGGGCCGCCTCGGTGGACGGGATCGCGGAGAGCCCGTTCGTGACGCTGTTCGCCTCGATCGGCGTGCCCGCCGCGGCGGGGGTGATGAACCTGGTCATCCTCACCGCCGCGCTGTCCGCCGCGAACACCACGCTCTACCTCGCCTCGCGGACCATGCACTCGTTGGCGCTGGACCGCTACGCGCCGCCCGTGCTCGCCGCCGTGACCGAGCGGGGCACCCCGGTGAACGCGGTGCTCGCGTCGACCGCGGGCCTGGGCGCCGCCGCCGTGGCCGCCGCGCTGTCACCGGACGCGGCTTTCCCGGTGCTGCTGGGCATCGCGATGTTCAGCGGCATGGTGGCGTGGATGCTGATCTTCGTCAGCCACCTCGCGTTCCGCCGCGCGCGCCGGGACCTGCCGCCGTCGCCGATCCGGCTGCCCGGCGCGCCGCTGACGACCGTGCTGAGCCTGCTGTACGTGGTGCTGGTGCTGGCCGCGACGGCGTTCACCGAGGCGTTCGGCCCGGCGTGGAAGGTCGGCGTGCCGTTCGTGGCGCTGGTGCTGCTGTCCTACCCGCTGGTCCGGCTGCGCCGCCGGGCCGCCGTGGCGGCCGAGGACCGGTAGCCGGGGTCGGCGTGCCGGTGTGATCGCCTGGCCGGCACGTGTCCATCGGGCCGGCACCTGTGACGGGACCCGGCTCGCCTCCGGTGGTCCGCCAGTTGCGGAGTCGACCGCCGCCGTCACCGCCGTCACCGCGTCATCCTGCGACGAGGCCACGGCCTGAGAACGCGTTGGCACGGCCGAGAGGCGAGTCCTCCCGGACGCGCGGTCACGCGGCGCGGCCGGAGTGCTAGACCGACCCGACGTAGCCCTGCTCGACGATCCGCTGCGCGGACGCGTCGTAGGCGCCCGGCTCGGTCGGCGCGAACGTGCCGAGGCCGTCGACGTACCGGTTGAACATGCAGAACGCCGCCGCGATCAGCACGGTGTCGTGGATCTCGACGTCGGTGGCGCCCTGCGCGCGGGCCTGCTCGACCAGGTCCGAGGTGACCTTGCGGCCGGACTCCTGCACCGCGCCCGCGATCCGCAGCAGCGCGCGCAGCTTGTCCCCGATCGGCGCGGCGTCGAGGTCCGCCCGCACCTGCTGCACCAGCGTCATGCCCTCGTGCAGCTGCGCGGCGGCGAACGCCGAGTGCGAGCTGCAGCAGAACGTGCACTCGTTCAGCCCGGACACGTAAGCCGCGATCAGCTCCCGCTCGCCGGCGGGCAGTGAGTTCGGCGCGCGCAGCAGGACCTCGGCCAGCTCGTTGAGCGGCTTGGCCGTCTCGGGTCGGAACCTCATCGGGCCCGTGATGCCGGGGAACAGGGTCTCGTCCAAGCCGAGGTCGATGTGCGCCATGGGTGCACGCTAACCCGCGCCGCGCGGATCTCGGGCTGCGTGGTCCCGCAGTGCGGGTCCGGCCACGTCGCGAAGGGGCGCGACGTGGCCGGACGGCGGCGGCCGCTACCGGGCCTGGCCGCGCAGGGTGAGCAGCGTCGCGCCCACCGTCATGCCGAAGAACACGTGGCCGAACAGGCTGACCCACTGGGCGCCGCCGACCACGAACACCATGTCGCTCATCATCGGATCGGCGGTGACGCTCAGCCACAGCGGCATGATCACCAGCGCGCCGAGCACCCACAGGACCACGCCGTACAGCATGCTGGCGGCGTACACCGGCGGCACCTGGCCGCCGATCTTGCGGGTCAGCACGGCGAACACGACGCCGGCGATGGCCGAGATGACCATGTGCACCAGGAAACCGACGAAGGCGTTCTCCACGCCGATCAGCATGCCCACCATGGGCAGCGTGCCCATGCCGGCCATCAGCAGCCCGAACACGACGCCGCCGGCGAGTCCGGCCAACACCCCGTTCCGGATGTGGGAGTCCGCCCTCGTCATCGGGGCAGCAATTGTCGCGGACACGATCAGCTCCTCTGTCAGTTGTAGGGCATGGTCGGGAACCAGCCGATCCCGAAGATCGACGGGACGCGGACGTCCCAGTACACGAGCAGGAACACGCCGAGGGCGATCAGCAGCGCGGCGCTGACCACGGTCGAACGGCGGGGGTTGTTGCTGAACCAGCGCAGGAACCGGCCCTTCGTGCCCAGGGCCAGCGCCGCGAACACGATGACGACCAGCAGGACGTTGCCGACGGACTGGAGCACGAACGTGCCCGCCCCGAAGAGCGGGTTGCCGGACTCCACCGCGGATCGGAACAGCTTGATGAACATGGGGTAGGGACGGCCGATCAGGAACGCGCCGACCAGCGCGCCGAGCACCACCACCCGGGCCACCGGCCGGTCGCGGAACAGGTCCGGCACGACACCGAGGGCGGCCAGGCCGAGGTAGGTCATCGCCAGGCCGACGACGCCGAACACGACGGCCGACTGCACCAGCCGCACCGGCATCGTGCCGATGGTCGCGCTGGACAGCTGCGGCAGGCTGGTGCCGATCAGCACACCGACCGCGCCGTAGGCCGCCGACACGCCCACCATGCCCGCCGTGAAGAAGCCCAACGGGCGCAACAGGGCCCTCAACGTGCCCTGCGCGGGTCCGCCGGCCTGACTCATCGGCCCGATCGACGCGGCCATGGCGATGTTGCACGCGGTGAACGTGCCCGCGATGCCGGAGACGAGCGCGAACACCAGGCCGGCGGCCGTGCTCGCGAGAGAAGCGGTGGCGGCGTCCTCGCCGAGCAGCGCGTTGGCCACGTTCGCGCCGATCACGTGGTCCACGAACTCGTAGGACCACAGCACGGACAGCAGGACGCCGGCGATCGCGCTGCCGGCGATCAGTCGTCCTCGATTGGTCGGGCGGTCGGTCCCGATGACGGGCCGGGCATGGACCATGGGCGGTCACCTCGTCGCATCCGGTGGAGTTCGGTCGACTCAATGTCCTCGGCGACCAGCCGGGCCGACTACTTCAATGCTGCTGTCCTTCGCGCCGTTCGACGGCGGCGGTTGGGCCGTCGGCGCGGGGCCGGTTGGGCCGTCGGCACGGTGGCGGCAGGTCCGCCGACGCGCTCTCGAACACCGGCCGGCCGCATTGAAGCCGAACCGCGCCCGCGGTGCCAGTAGCACGATCGGAAAACCGATGCGTGATCTCAGCTACTCGATACGCCCGGTAGCCGGCTGTTCGAAACCGAGGTACGTTCAGGACGTTCTTTCTCCACCGCCGGGGGAAAACTGTCAGGTGCTGC
This genomic window from Saccharothrix sp. HUAS TT1 contains:
- a CDS encoding serine/threonine-protein kinase — translated: MTLLNAGDRVSDTLVIDRLLGEGAFAEVHRVRHEYLGWQAMKLFKKVASKAETRAMLGEARLLSTLGHPNIIRFFEASTVQTPEGLRGFFTMEYVPGGNLERLAAAHRPAAPTDLVSEVVAQIAAGLAVAHDQDPPIVHRDLTLANILVGYDGAGMRVRVSDFGLAKRADPFTHLASAQGTYAFMAPEVLRNKGYSCASDVWSVGTIAYLLLTNRVPFDDGQPFSSYSLARFNKPLLPPSSYNDTVDGDLDRIVLAMLEVDPANRPATALELGAALRERRDRVARRSTGHDLAVTPPTERAQRLLDEAVAARPPSERARRLLDEALALSRVPGRLDRAADLLEEAVNLSPRIRGQHLHRLILWRRGVMM
- a CDS encoding PP2C family serine/threonine-protein phosphatase translates to MIECAARTRTGRLHDENQDRLAANPESGTFAVVDGMGGLADAAATAQVVVDLLPRASERVPALRGPDAAPAVAEAVAELSARVRSGARTGPGTTGAAVALLIVRDGLALVAHLGDSRVYLARDGLVRRLTEDHARDGQLTGFVGMAGAVVPGVSLHELVAGDRILLCTDGLTNSVDDGALAAVLTSADGLEAACARLVDAAADSGAVDDISVIAVQFGARGSR
- a CDS encoding FHA domain-containing protein; this translates as MTLRVCSPEGARSGVELDGGPVTIGRAAPDHAPDVALGPDPQRWVGRLHCTLDFADGMWSVTDNASVNGTLLRHGDVTERLQGRKRIQHGDALLILGDMDRDGSPLYWELTFLDPHTTRPAPFGSAAEVRHTGPSLRYDWVAARAYRRENGVETPITGLRPQGHQLLRYMAGRTTGGAAVACDHAELITALWGSREEWAPHRSYDRMDIAGVVRAVRRCIEVDPSNPRILETITGIGYRLNVDAGDSS
- a CDS encoding septum formation family protein, whose amino-acid sequence is MGDPVKAGLAEAATPRLYRRNAFRVTGLPTDADRPTARRLRNKVTSMLEVGADVDLGHDLDVDAAEVARAFDLVLGDPRRRLVDELFWLWDTGSATCGCAQSVHRDHDEAVRAHSRALDLEARDELTDDELDELEQLWPEAGRLWGRALRRAAFWDHVRHRVAALDDRQLDESVVDLLRDEMPVVLLAPLVQLAAAADADRGWLADRVREWPAPAGLADDLLERAAEPLYEEVRAHLKDASDELAADDPAAAAAIVSDVVLDLLDQLDDLAPPDRHRRTASIRDDTAIALNNCATKLVETVGSKGAGNARKWLGTAAELARDPQAVTLIERNQAAITELADAMAMIRKQVRELVALGRRDIARRMLKQVRARAAGMAGAEEIDEMLRDLGVHVPAPRQPRWSEPARGRTGWDGVKRLFIGVWRAVALLLFAALVLAGVRWVFGDDGTVDLFSHASSGNAPVGTCVATEDGWEGDKRQVPSVPCEEQHWGEVLAYVPVGDNPSTHPGDEVVRQRAGYECAWSQARQDLPFDTYTTRYAYPGEDSWNDGGKSSENYATCVVHRVDNAPLAAHNLVDADRERADDLTLTRDLHSIDIGSNPPVGSCVADKGNLDTNAHEVAFARCDRPHWGEVIGYPVLYRPEEQWPGDAAVYAAADAACLRAAVDLGLDAAYHYHTTWPGSSWWTDTPDKPKYAACTASRADGTPVQGSLK
- a CDS encoding amino acid permease, encoding MADDVNGGLRRQLTSRQIGMISLGGTIGTGLFLGSGLAISMAGPAVVLVYLVGALAAVALVYAVAEMVVVHPEAGGFGAVATRYAGPLTGYVQRWCYWATQVITVGGEVVAAGLYVRYWWPQVPLWTSVCLFSLAILAVNFAAVRLFGEVEYWFAMVKVTALVVFLVLGGLYVVFGLPGQNAVGLSAWTAHGGFMPNGLVGVLLAVTVATFSYGGVESVAMTAAESRSPGRDIPRAARRVVLRLSLFYVLATGIIVAIVPWTRAASVDGIAESPFVTLFASIGVPAAAGVMNLVILTAALSAANTTLYLASRTMHSLALDRYAPPVLAAVTERGTPVNAVLASTAGLGAAAVAAALSPDAAFPVLLGIAMFSGMVAWMLIFVSHLAFRRARRDLPPSPIRLPGAPLTTVLSLLYVVLVLAATAFTEAFGPAWKVGVPFVALVLLSYPLVRLRRRAAVAAEDR
- a CDS encoding carboxymuconolactone decarboxylase family protein, producing the protein MAHIDLGLDETLFPGITGPMRFRPETAKPLNELAEVLLRAPNSLPAGERELIAAYVSGLNECTFCCSSHSAFAAAQLHEGMTLVQQVRADLDAAPIGDKLRALLRIAGAVQESGRKVTSDLVEQARAQGATDVEIHDTVLIAAAFCMFNRYVDGLGTFAPTEPGAYDASAQRIVEQGYVGSV